Within the Effusibacillus lacus genome, the region TCACCAGACGTCCTTCCTTGTTGACTTCCTCGACTACCAGGCGGTTCACTTCCCGTGAGTCAGTTGCTGCAATTGTCAGGAAAGCGCCCTCTGTGTCGCCTGGTTCATAAGGCCGGGCTATGTGTTCAATCGCACCTTCGGCCGCAAGCCTCCCCAGTTCAGGGGTAAGACCGGGTGATACAATCCTGATGCGGGCACCACATGCCAGGAGAGTTTTGATTTTGCGTTCCGCCACTTGACCGCCTCCGATGACTGTGCACAAACGGCCGGCAATATCAAGAAACGCGGCAAAATACCGGCTGTCCATGGAAGCAGTCATCTCCAGTTATGGAAATCGGAAAAAAATTCCCCGACAATCAAATAATTGATGACGACTCCAACAAAGCCGGTGATGTTGATCCACGCCAACCTTCTTCCGAGCCAGCCGGCAGACACCCGCAAATAGATGGAGATGCCGTAGTTCACCAGCACCAACAACGAGACCACCGGTTTCGGATCGAGAATCAGAATCTCGTCATACCTTGCATTATACCAAATGGCTCCCAGAATCATCGCAGTCAGCAAGAGCGGGAAGCCAAACACCACCAGCCGGTGAGAGAACTGCTCCAATTGATCCAGAGAAGGCAAACGCCGGAACAGGTCGTTCCACCTCTTTTCTTTCAACAGTTTTTCCTGGATCAGGTACATGATGGAGAAGATGGTAGCCAGCAAGAAACAAGCATAGCTCAAAAGCGCCATTGAAATGTGCAAAACCAACAGATTCCCCTGCAGGGAAGCGGCAAGAGACGTAGCCCCCTTGTAGGTGAAGGTGACGAACGCCACGGCTGCAAAACCCGCCACGTTGGTAAAGAATGTGAACAGATCGATTTTGTAGAAAAAATTGATCACCAGCGAGAACGTAATCAGGATCCAGGAGAAAAAGATCATCGTCTCGAAAGTGGTCAGGATCGGAACGTAATTGAGTTCCAGCATCCGCATGATAAAGAAAACGGACTGGATGATCCAGACAGCAAACACCAACCCGAAAGCAAACCGGTTCGCCTTCAGGTTGGGATGAATGAAGTCCACAAAATACAGCAGTACAGCGACTGCGTAAATAAATGTCATGATATCGTACAGAAGGACACTCACCTGCATCCGCATGCCCCCCTATCTGGAAAGCCCGCCGAACCACTGGGTTTCGACGGTGGCTTTAGTATTTTGGTAGGTTTCCGATTTGGCAACCGTAACGGCCGCTTGCGGCTGCCGCTTCTCTCTGCCTTCAGGTTCAGGAGATTCCGGTTCGGGAGAAGAGTGTTTGCTCGCAGATTCCGCTGTCTCTTCCAATGCAAAAATCCGTGAAAAAACTTCCAGATACAGATCCGCCTGCTGCTCCGTGGCCATCTCCTTCAATTGTTGAATGGGGTCCCGGAGCAACTGGTTGACAATGCTCATGGTGTGCTTCTCCAAGTGCTTCATTTCCCGATCCGTCAGATTGGGCAGTTTGTTGCGAAGGCTTTCCATCACCGATTTCTGAATGCCACCCGCCTTTTTCTGCAGGGCCTGGATCAATGGAATGGCCGCCCGTTCCGTCTGCCATTGTTTGAACGCGACCAATTCCTGCTCCAAAAACTGCTCGATCTTCCGGGCTTCCTTGCGTCGTTCTTCCAGATTGGCCGCGATAACGCCTTCCAGGTCATCAATATCATAGAGAAAGACATTGTCAAGATCGTTGATTTTCGGATCCAGGTCACGGGGAACCGCGATGTCGATCATGAACAGCGGACGAAAACGGCGCTGTTTCATGGCGCTTCCCACCTGGTTTTTCGTTACTACATACCCTTCGGCGCCAGTTGAGGAAATGACAATATCCGCCTCTTTCAGAGCCAGATCAATGGACTTGAGCTCAAGGGCGTGGCCTTCGAATTTGTCAGCCAGCTCTTTGGCCCGCTCAAATGTACGGTTTACCACAAGAACACGGCGAGCACCCGATGAATACAGGTGTTTGGCCGTCAACTCGCTCATTTTTCCGGCGCCTATAATCAGAACGGTCTTGTTGGTAAGCTCTTCGAAGATTTTTTTCGCCAATTCGACAGCCGCGTAAGAGACCGACACCGCATAGCGTCCAATCTCCGTTTCCGAATGAGCCTGCTTGGCCAAAGTAACGGCCCGTTTGAACAAATTATTGAAAGTGGCGCCGGTAGTGCCCAGTCCCTGAGCGAACAAAAAAGCGTCCTTCACTTGCCCGAGAATCTGTGTCTCCCCCAGCACCATCGAATCCAACCCGCAAGTCACGCGAAACAAATGACGAACCGCCAGATCATCGGCGTGGATATACAGATATGGCAAAAACACCTCACGGGAAATTCCTGAGGCATCAGCCAGAAACTTTATGATTTCTTCCCGTCCGGCATTTGCCGAATAGGCGACAGCGTAGACTTCTGTCCGGTTGCAGGTGGACACCACCACAGCTTCAGCCAGACAACCAGCTTGGACAAGACGTCTGAGCGCGTCTTCCAGATCATGCTCCAATATGGCAAATTTTTCCCGGATCTCAACAGGGGCAGTCCTGTAATTCAGTCCAATTGCGAGGATATTCATGTAACCCCCTCCGATTCAAACAAGGCCACACTTCCGTGATGCTTGAACTTATCGACTCATTATAACACTAAACGCCGCATAACCGAAACCCGAGAAGGCTTACGTTATTCTTACAACTTTTTGACCGTCTTCCGGCGGCGCTTCCCATTCTTGTCACACTGCCTTCGCTGTCGCACGTCCGGCCAGTCCTGTCACCAACTCTGGGCCTTTGCCATAGGATGGATATCATCTGAAAAGGAGGTCCAGGACACAATTGAAACGGAAAACAATTGAGGGTCTGCTGCTGACTGGGGCGCTACTGTTTGCGACTGTAGGCTGCGGCTCGGAACAACCGGCTGAGAAAACAAAAATTCGTTTGTCGGAGGTCATTCGCTCTGTTTTTTATGCGCCTCAATATGTGGCGCTTGAGAAAGGATTCTTTAAGGAACAAGGGCTCGAAGTGGAGCTCACAACCGCATGGGGCGGAGACAAAGTCATGACCGCCGTCCTGTCCAATCAAGCGGACGTGGGTCTGGTCGGTGCTGAAACGACAGTCTTTGTCAATCAGCAAGGGGCAACGGAACCGGTTGTCAATTTCGCCCAACTCACCCAGCGGGATGGCACTTTCCTGGTCGCCCGACAGAAAATCGATAATTTCAACTGGTCAATGACCAAGGGAAAATCCATCATCGGTTCACGTAACGGCTCGATGCCGCAGATGGTCAGCGAATTCGTTCAACGGAAGAACGGCGTAAACCCGAAAGTGGACAACACCATCATTCAGAACATTGCTTTTGATAACCAAACGGCAGCATTCGCTTCGGGTACGGGAGACTTCTATCAGGCATTCGAACCGGCCGCTTCCATTCTGGAACAACAGGGAAAAGGCCATCCGGTGATTTCCCTTGGCAAGGACAGCGGAAAACTTCCGTACACCGTATTCTTGGCCAAGGACAGCTTCATTAAAGCCAACCCCAATACGGTCCAAAAGTTTACCAATGCAATTCACAAAGCGCAAAACTGGGTGCAAAACGCAACCCCGGAAGAAATTGCGGAAGTGATGAAGCCCTACTTCCCGCAGGTGGAGAAGGATATTCTCGTAAGTGTGGCTGACCGTTACAAGAAAGCGGATATATGGGCGCAAGACCCCATTATCGACAAAGAAGAATGGGAGAACATGCACGAGGTCATGAGGCAGGCAGGGGAATTGAAGACCCCTGGTCCTTACGACAAACTGGTGAATACAACATTTGCGGAGAAAGCCAAACAGCAGGTGAAGTAACAAGATTCTCCCCTGATACAAAAGCCCGCCGAACTGAATTGTGTTCTTCAGCGGGCTTCACTTTTTTGCTAAGACAAGAATCCCTTTCGCAAAATAAGGGGCGATACAGGTAAAAAACAAATAAAACTAAAATTCAGTCCGCAGTTATTACGGTATTTGTAATGTGAGGGTGTAGATGTGTTGGTTAAAAACGCCTATATATGCGTTTATGAATCATTCAAGGATAGGAGCGATATAAACGAATGATTAAGGCTGTCCAACCTCACATGAAGGCGCAAAGCAGGGGAATTATCCATAAGGTCAGTTCGGGCGTAGGCATAACAGGGTTTATGGGCATTAGTGGCTATGAATCGCTTGCGAGAACTTTATCGCTCGAGTTCATTAACCCAGTAATTGATTTATAGCAGATTGTACCTAATTCCCCAGGTACTTGCTTGCAACCCCTCACTTAAGTTGCGTTAACAAGAGCCAATGCGGGAAACGATCACCAAGTTACTGGTGTAATGATCCACACCAGTTTGAGTGGGCCTTTTCCTATATTTTTAAAGCTGTGAGGAATATCTGAATTAAAATAGACGCTATCCCCCTCTTCCAACTCATAAACATCTGTTCCAATCGTCAGTTCCAACCGTCCTTCCAAGACCAACCCGCATTCTTCACCTTGATGGATAAGAACCCCTTCGCTTGATTCTCCTTCTTTGTAAGTAATTAAAAGCAATTCTAGATTTCGTTTTATATCAGGGGCCAACAACTCTTGGACAATTCCTGCATTTTTCCCAAGAACGATTTTCTTTCGTTGATCTTTTCTTACGACCGGACTCATAGAGGACTCATCATTAAATAAATCAGCAAACCGGATTTGCAGTACATGTACAATTTTTTTTAGAGTCACCAGCGATGGGTCTGCTTTATCGTTTTCGATTTGACTGATCAGGCTTGTACTTACCCCTACCCGTTCTGCCACATCATTGATGGTGAGACCCAGAAGCTTCCTTTGTTTTCTAATTTTTTCTCCAATATTCATGACTTTTCCCTCATAAAATATGATTAGCGTTGTCAAAGGGATAATAAAATATTCTGCACGATTCTGCAAGAATCATTATTTTCCTTCAAAGAGTAAGAAAAAACAGCCTCTTTATTTTCTAAAAGGCTGTTTTACTATGATATCGCTTTCATTTATCCCGAAATTGATGTTGTGTTGCTTTCCAAGCTGTTTTGTTTCCATGTTTCTTTTGCAAAATATAAGAGAATAAGCGAGAATGCCACAGTTGAGCTGACAATCGCGGTAGCAACCCCATAGCTTCCAAACCATCCATACAGTGTTCCGACAATAAACGGTCCTGGACTCGTAATGAAACGTCCTACGTTATTTGCAAGTGAGATAGCGGTTGTTCGGACTTCCGTATTAAACAACTCTGCAAAGTAAATCGCACTGGCGCTAAAGAAGCTAAACACCCCGAATCCAACCACCGGAAGAAGCAACAAAAATGTTTCATAATCTTTTACAAACGGGTACAGATAGGAGGTCCCAATAATAGTGGTAATAAAGGACAATGCCATTCCTTTTTTACGTCCGATTTTGTCTGCAATAAATCCCCACGAAGCATAACCAATCATGCCGCCCAAATATAGCATCATACTTCCGTTGGCAATTAAGGGTACTGCTGCTGCACCATTAATTCCTTGTGCAGCCAATATTTCACGAATCGTGCTCGGTGTAAAACCGGTGATCGCCCAGAATGCAAATAGTCCTCCGATACTCATTCCAATGGATAATAATGAGTCTCTCCTATAAGGCGGTTTAAAAAGTTGTACCAGAACAAACCGCTTGTATCTTTTGTCTGATTCGGAAATTTCTTCTATCCTCTTGTTTTTCAAGGCTTTTCGGAGTTCCTTTACTTTCTTGAAAGATTCCGGTTCATGGATTTTGCCACGTGTAAAGACCACAATGAATGCAGGAAGAATGCCCAGTAGGAACATGCCGCGCCAGGATTGTTCAAAGCCAAACAGTTGTGAAATTTGTTGTGAATATTTAAATGCAAACGAACTTAGAAAAAATCCAAACGCAAAACCAGACATCATAATTCCTGCTGCCTTGGCACGGAAACGATTGTTCCAAGATTCTGCAATCAACGCGGCCCCAATTGGCCACTCCACTCCAGATCCAAGGCCAGTCAGGAAACGGAAAACTGCTAGTGTATACCAGTTATCTACAAAAGCACAGGCAAAAGTAAATAAGGCATACACTAGAATACTCACCATCAGAACTCGAACCCGTCCGAAGTAATCTGCAAGGATACCAAACAAGAGAGCTCCCAGGGACCAGCCAATCAGATAAATTGTGATGTTCATACCGCCATAGAACGCAATAGCCTTCTCTGTTGGTTCTATTCCGGAGTTTACCAACAAATCTTTCATTGCGCTTCCAATCACCAAACTGAAGATATTGCCGTCAAATCCATCGAGTCCCCAAGCCAAAAATGTAGTAAGTAATACAAGCCATTGAGTTTTCGTTATGTTCCGCCAACTGTCTGTTTCATTTAACTTGAGAGAAGTTGCCATAAGTATTCCCTTCCTATCGTTAGATTCTTGCTCGGAAATAACACAACCATTAGTCCCCCGAAATACGGAAACAATCGATAATCCGACCCCCCTTTCCGAATTAGTTGACTTTTTAAAATCTTGTTACTATACCAATCATATGGTAGGGAGGGTATGCTTGTAAATAGGTGTTTTTTAACTTGGTTAAATTTTTTCTGTTTGAAAAATTCTATGTATATGCATTTTTTCTTATTGACAACGTTTATATTTGTTTTTTACTATTGTCTTGAATATTTCGTTATTTAAACGTGATTAAAAAGGAGCTGATTTCAATGTCGTCTACTCTGCCAACAGCCAGATTGTTTATCAACGGAGAATTTTGCATGTCAGAAAGCGGGAAAACTCTGGAAGTGATTAATCCTGCTACCGGGGAGGTTATCGGGCACCTATCGGCAGCGGATAAAGTAGATGTGAATCGTGCTGTTAAAGCGGCAAAAGATTCTTTCGAGAGTGGAGTATGGAGTCAAATTTCGGGACGTGAACGAGCTAAAGTTTTGAATCGTTTTGCAGATTTATTTGAAGCCAATTTAGAAGAATTGTATCGTTTGGAGACCCTGAACAACGGGCGCCCAATTTCCGAGACCCGCGCACAAATCAGCCGTTTACCTGATTTCTTTCGCTACTTTGCAGCAGAAGCATGGACTCACCGCGATGCTGTTGTCCCGATTGAGGGCCCTTACCTTCATTACATCCAGCGTATTCCCCTTGGTGTTTGCGCCCTCATGACATCTTTCAACCATCCTTTAATGATTCTTAGTAAATCGTTAGCCCCTGCTCTCGCAACTGGAAACAGTGTAGTTATTAAGCCGTCGGAACAAACGCCTTTTACAACAGTGCGTCTGGTTGAACTTTTGATTGAAGCCGGAATTCCAAAAGGGGTTGTCAATCTGATAAATGGTCTTGGAATTGAAGCAGGTGCTCCGCTTGCAGATCATCCGGACGTCAAAAAAGTTGTATTTACGGGTGGTACTGAGGTTGGACGCTCAATCGGCAAATCGGCAGCCAACCATTTTGCAAAAATGACTCTGGAGTTAGGCGGCAAAGGTGCAGTGATCATCTTTGATGACATGGATTTGAAACGTGCAGTGGACGGGGCTTCTTTTGCAGCTTTCATTGGAGCCGGTCAAACTTGTGTTTGTGGTTCTCGTATACTTGTTCAACGTTCGATCTACAACAAATTTCTTGAAGCGTTCAAAACAAAAGTGAACTCGATTCGGTATGGGGATCCGTTTGACCCCAAAACACAACTAGGTCCGGTAATTTCAGCCCGATCCCTGGATCGGATTCTGAAAATGTTGGATACTGCCCGGAATCAAGGCGCTAAAGTATTGACCGGCGGCAAGGTTCCGACCGATGCACCTAAAGGGGGCTTCTTCCTGGAGCCAACTGTCTTTTACGATGTAACGCCGGAAATGGAGATTGCAAACGAAGAAGTGTTCGGACCTGTTACGGTGGTCATGCCGTTCGATGAGGAAGAGGATGCAATCCAAATTGCAAACGGAACCCGATACGGGTTGGCTGCTGGCGTATGGACAAATGACGTGGCCCGCTCTCATCGTGTTGCTTCAAAGCTCATTTTCGGTATGGTATGGATTCAGGACCATCATCGTCTTGACCCCGCTTCTCCCTGGGGGGGCTTTAAAGATAGCGGGGTGGGTCGTGAAACCGGAAAAGAGTCGTTTGAACACTTTACGGAAACACGGGCTGTTACTGTTAACATCACTGGCCAAACAGTTGATTGGTATTCTCCCAGTGACCAACCGAAGCGTTTGAATTGATGTCAAATAGGGCAGGTTTTGCCGTCTGCCCAAAACTTGCTGAGGAGGCGTTATTCTTTGTCCAATCAGGTGGAAATCGTTCGTGAAGGACTTGTTCTTCGTTTTACACTGAACAACCCTGAAAACGGAAATGAAATTACTGGAGAAATGTTTGAGGCCATGCTTGCCGAACTTCGAAAGGAAACCGAAAATCCCCAGACTAGAATTCTTCATATCCGGGCAACCGGCGATAAATTTTGCACGGGGCGTGAACGTTCAGCCAGGTCCACAGAAGAAATGAAAACGGAAGTGAAACGTCTGGTTGGATTCAAACAACTGTTGCGAAAACTCCCGTTGATTACGATAGCGGAAGTCCAGGGTGATGCGAAAGGATTCGGGTTCGGCATGGCAATTCTTTGTGATTTTGCTATTGTGAGTGAAGATGCGGTCCTTTCCTTTCCCGAAATTAAAATGGGGTTAGCCCCAACTGCCGTAATGTCTTATCTAAGCGAATACATTCCGATTCGGCAAGCCTTTTCTTTAGTTGTTACCGGAGAACCCATTTCTCCAAAACGGGCAAGCGAAATGGGTCTGGTCAGCGAATCGGTCCCAAGACATCGTCTGTCAAAACGGGTAGAAGAAATTATCCACTCGATTCTTCAACTTGATGAGCAGGCGGTTACAGATTGCAAAGAATTTTTCCAGACGGCGATCCAGAACCATTTTGATGTCAATGCGAAACTTGCCATTCATTCATTGACAGTTGGCAGTCTCAGCATGAATGAACGGAAGAATAATAAGAGAGGTTGTGTGTAAATGACTGTTCAAACCATACAAAATTTCATCGGAGGTCGATGGGTATCCTCGTTATCCGATCGTACGGAACCGGTCTATAATCCTGCAACCGGTGAGACTCTCGCCCATGTACCTTTATCTGCTACAGAAGATGTTGACAAAGCGGCAGAAGCCGCCAAGCAGGCTTTTAAAATCTGGAGTAAAACCCCTGTTCCCAGGAGAGCGAGAATTCTGTTCAAGTACCAGCAACTTTTAATTGATCATTGGAGTGAATTGGCTCAATTGATCACTTTGGAAAACGGTAAGACTTATGAGGATGCTTACGGCGAAGTGCAAAGAGGCATTGAGTGCGTGGAATTTGCTGCAGGGGCTCCCACGTTAATGATGGGGAGCCAGTTACCTGATATCGCAACCAATATTGAATCGGGCATGTGGCGTTATCCAATTGGAGTCGTTGGGGGAATTACGCCTTTTAACTTCCCGATGATGGTTCCCTGTTGGATGTTCCCGCTTGCGATTGCTTGCGGAAACACGTTTGTATTGAAACCGTCTGAGAGAACTCCCCTGTTGGCTAACCGTTTGGCTGAACTTTTTGCGAAAGCGGGTTTGCCGGATGGCGTCCTGAATATTGTTCACGGAGCACATGATGTAGTGAATCGCATTCTGGAGCATAAAGATATTAAAGCAGTATCTTTCGTGGGGTCCCAACCTGTAGCCGAGCACGTCTATAAAACAGCGTCCAGCCATGGCAAACGGGTGCAAGCGCTTGCAGGTGCAAAAAATCATACAATCGTCATGCCGGATGCAGATCTGGAACTTGCTGTGACCAATATTATAGGGGCGGCATTCGGTTCAGCCGGCGAACGCTGTATGGCTTGTGCAGTTGTAGTTGCAGTAGGAGGTATTGCCGATGAATTGATTCCGCGGTTAGTGAAGGCAGCCGAGGATATCAAGATCGGAAACGGACTGGAAGAAGGTGTGTTCTTAGGTCCGGTGATTCGTGAATCACATAAACAGCGGACGATTCAATACATTGAGATCGGAGAAAAAGAAGGTGCCATTCTCGTTCGGGATGGACGCAAGGACGCTGCAACAAGCGGACAAGGATATTTTGTAGGCCCAACTATATTCGATCATGT harbors:
- a CDS encoding cytochrome C assembly family protein yields the protein MQVSVLLYDIMTFIYAVAVLLYFVDFIHPNLKANRFAFGLVFAVWIIQSVFFIMRMLELNYVPILTTFETMIFFSWILITFSLVINFFYKIDLFTFFTNVAGFAAVAFVTFTYKGATSLAASLQGNLLVLHISMALLSYACFLLATIFSIMYLIQEKLLKEKRWNDLFRRLPSLDQLEQFSHRLVVFGFPLLLTAMILGAIWYNARYDEILILDPKPVVSLLVLVNYGISIYLRVSAGWLGRRLAWINITGFVGVVINYLIVGEFFSDFHNWR
- the hemA gene encoding glutamyl-tRNA reductase; amino-acid sequence: MNILAIGLNYRTAPVEIREKFAILEHDLEDALRRLVQAGCLAEAVVVSTCNRTEVYAVAYSANAGREEIIKFLADASGISREVFLPYLYIHADDLAVRHLFRVTCGLDSMVLGETQILGQVKDAFLFAQGLGTTGATFNNLFKRAVTLAKQAHSETEIGRYAVSVSYAAVELAKKIFEELTNKTVLIIGAGKMSELTAKHLYSSGARRVLVVNRTFERAKELADKFEGHALELKSIDLALKEADIVISSTGAEGYVVTKNQVGSAMKQRRFRPLFMIDIAVPRDLDPKINDLDNVFLYDIDDLEGVIAANLEERRKEARKIEQFLEQELVAFKQWQTERAAIPLIQALQKKAGGIQKSVMESLRNKLPNLTDREMKHLEKHTMSIVNQLLRDPIQQLKEMATEQQADLYLEVFSRIFALEETAESASKHSSPEPESPEPEGREKRQPQAAVTVAKSETYQNTKATVETQWFGGLSR
- a CDS encoding ABC transporter substrate-binding protein, with translation MKRKTIEGLLLTGALLFATVGCGSEQPAEKTKIRLSEVIRSVFYAPQYVALEKGFFKEQGLEVELTTAWGGDKVMTAVLSNQADVGLVGAETTVFVNQQGATEPVVNFAQLTQRDGTFLVARQKIDNFNWSMTKGKSIIGSRNGSMPQMVSEFVQRKNGVNPKVDNTIIQNIAFDNQTAAFASGTGDFYQAFEPAASILEQQGKGHPVISLGKDSGKLPYTVFLAKDSFIKANPNTVQKFTNAIHKAQNWVQNATPEEIAEVMKPYFPQVEKDILVSVADRYKKADIWAQDPIIDKEEWENMHEVMRQAGELKTPGPYDKLVNTTFAEKAKQQVK
- a CDS encoding helix-turn-helix domain-containing protein; the protein is MNIGEKIRKQRKLLGLTINDVAERVGVSTSLISQIENDKADPSLVTLKKIVHVLQIRFADLFNDESSMSPVVRKDQRKKIVLGKNAGIVQELLAPDIKRNLELLLITYKEGESSEGVLIHQGEECGLVLEGRLELTIGTDVYELEEGDSVYFNSDIPHSFKNIGKGPLKLVWIITPVTW
- a CDS encoding MFS transporter; this encodes MATSLKLNETDSWRNITKTQWLVLLTTFLAWGLDGFDGNIFSLVIGSAMKDLLVNSGIEPTEKAIAFYGGMNITIYLIGWSLGALLFGILADYFGRVRVLMVSILVYALFTFACAFVDNWYTLAVFRFLTGLGSGVEWPIGAALIAESWNNRFRAKAAGIMMSGFAFGFFLSSFAFKYSQQISQLFGFEQSWRGMFLLGILPAFIVVFTRGKIHEPESFKKVKELRKALKNKRIEEISESDKRYKRFVLVQLFKPPYRRDSLLSIGMSIGGLFAFWAITGFTPSTIREILAAQGINGAAAVPLIANGSMMLYLGGMIGYASWGFIADKIGRKKGMALSFITTIIGTSYLYPFVKDYETFLLLLPVVGFGVFSFFSASAIYFAELFNTEVRTTAISLANNVGRFITSPGPFIVGTLYGWFGSYGVATAIVSSTVAFSLILLYFAKETWKQNSLESNTTSISG
- a CDS encoding aldehyde dehydrogenase, producing MSSTLPTARLFINGEFCMSESGKTLEVINPATGEVIGHLSAADKVDVNRAVKAAKDSFESGVWSQISGRERAKVLNRFADLFEANLEELYRLETLNNGRPISETRAQISRLPDFFRYFAAEAWTHRDAVVPIEGPYLHYIQRIPLGVCALMTSFNHPLMILSKSLAPALATGNSVVIKPSEQTPFTTVRLVELLIEAGIPKGVVNLINGLGIEAGAPLADHPDVKKVVFTGGTEVGRSIGKSAANHFAKMTLELGGKGAVIIFDDMDLKRAVDGASFAAFIGAGQTCVCGSRILVQRSIYNKFLEAFKTKVNSIRYGDPFDPKTQLGPVISARSLDRILKMLDTARNQGAKVLTGGKVPTDAPKGGFFLEPTVFYDVTPEMEIANEEVFGPVTVVMPFDEEEDAIQIANGTRYGLAAGVWTNDVARSHRVASKLIFGMVWIQDHHRLDPASPWGGFKDSGVGRETGKESFEHFTETRAVTVNITGQTVDWYSPSDQPKRLN
- a CDS encoding enoyl-CoA hydratase/isomerase family protein, which produces MSNQVEIVREGLVLRFTLNNPENGNEITGEMFEAMLAELRKETENPQTRILHIRATGDKFCTGRERSARSTEEMKTEVKRLVGFKQLLRKLPLITIAEVQGDAKGFGFGMAILCDFAIVSEDAVLSFPEIKMGLAPTAVMSYLSEYIPIRQAFSLVVTGEPISPKRASEMGLVSESVPRHRLSKRVEEIIHSILQLDEQAVTDCKEFFQTAIQNHFDVNAKLAIHSLTVGSLSMNERKNNKRGCV
- a CDS encoding CoA-acylating methylmalonate-semialdehyde dehydrogenase, with translation MTVQTIQNFIGGRWVSSLSDRTEPVYNPATGETLAHVPLSATEDVDKAAEAAKQAFKIWSKTPVPRRARILFKYQQLLIDHWSELAQLITLENGKTYEDAYGEVQRGIECVEFAAGAPTLMMGSQLPDIATNIESGMWRYPIGVVGGITPFNFPMMVPCWMFPLAIACGNTFVLKPSERTPLLANRLAELFAKAGLPDGVLNIVHGAHDVVNRILEHKDIKAVSFVGSQPVAEHVYKTASSHGKRVQALAGAKNHTIVMPDADLELAVTNIIGAAFGSAGERCMACAVVVAVGGIADELIPRLVKAAEDIKIGNGLEEGVFLGPVIRESHKQRTIQYIEIGEKEGAILVRDGRKDAATSGQGYFVGPTIFDHVEPGMKIWQDEIFAPVLSIVRAKDLPEAIEIANQSEFANGACIFTDSAKAIRQFREEIDAGMLGVNVGVPAPMAFFPFSGYKKSFYGDLHANGRDGVEFYTRKKMVTARYV